ACTGCTTCTTGCTGCTAGCGCGTGCAACCTCCAGACGACCCGCCTGCGAAGGTGGTCGTCGTGGTGGTGACGGCAGCGAAGGGAATCGAGTGGAAGTCCATGGATCCACATTAAACGATCTGGCGAGGATGCGTCAATCGCATTCTCGACATGCTCCGGGCCGAACAGCACGATAAGCACGTTGAGCACGTTGTGCACGAACAGCACGTTAAGCGATACGATGCATGTCTGATCCGAAGCCGCCGCGCCTTCGCGACACTCGGGTCTGCAACTCAACCGATCAATCGAGCTTCTAACCTTGACTATCCATATCCGTCCCGCACACGCAACCGACGCCGCGTTGATTCTCCGCTTCATCACCGAACTCGCGGTGTACGAAAAGGCGGAGCATGAAGTCGTCGCAACCGTCAACGACATCGAAGCGAGCCTGTTCTCCGCCGGCGCGAGCGCGAAGGCGCTGATCTGCGAAATGAACGGCGAGCCCATTGGCTTTTGTGTCTACTTTTTTTCCTATTCGACCTGGCTCGGCAAACAAGGGCTTTATCTGGAAGACCTGTATGTGTCGCCAGCATCGCGCGGCAGCGGCGCGGGCAAACAGATGCTGCGCCACCTCGCGCGCATTGCCCGCGACGCCGGTTGCGGCCGCTTCGAGTGGAGCGTGCTCGACTGGAACGAACCGGCAATCGGCTTCTATGAGTCGATCGGCGCGAGCGCGCAAAGCGAATGGGTGCGCTATCGGTTGGCGGGAAATGCGCTGAAGATGTTTGCAGCGGGCGACGCGTAAGCGACGGTACGCGAATACGCACGCCCGACGGCTACGCTTTCATGCGTCCTGAGCTCGTCGCGCTACTGGAACTGAAGGTGGGCAAGTTCCTTCGCAGCCAGTAGTGGCGCGCGCCAGGCCTCACTCGTTCGCCGCGCCATTCGCCACGGCGTCCACCTCGAATGCGTCGCCCGTGGCAAAGAAAGTCCCGCCGGCCACGTAGTGACAGGTGCGCAAATCCGGATCGTCGCCAAAGTGCCAGCGGTTGTTCGAGTACACGCGGCTGTCCGCATAAGCCGCAACAACTTCGCCGATAATCAGATCGTGGCGCTGACTATCGTCCGGAATCACCTTGCACTCCATCCACGTGATGCAACCCGCGAGCATGGGCACGTCGATGTGTTGCGCGGGGAACGTCTCCAGCTCGAAGGCGGAGAACTTGTCGAGTTCGGTACCTGCGTTCGTGCCCACCGCCAGCGTTTGTGCAGCGAAGCCACGGCTCGGCAGTTGCAGACCGAACACCCCGCTTGCGTCGATCAGTTGCCGCGTGAGCGTGCGGCTATCCACCACCACGACCACTTTCGGCGGGTTGAAGTCGAGCGGCATTGCCCAGGAGGCCGCCATCACGTTCGAGCGGCCGCCGTGCGCGCTGGTGATGATCGTGACCGGTCCATGATTGAGTAACTGCGTGGCCCGCGGCAAAGCCACGGGTTCTCGGATGACTGTCATACCTGAATTCCGCGTCGAATGAATGAGGGCGATTGTAGCGTCGCCGCTCGATGTGCGCTGCGCGTGCCGTGCCCCGTCTATCCAGGCGAGAATGAAACACTATCGAACTTGTTGGAGAGACCGTGCGCGCCGTCCGCCCGAATACCGCTGACAACGGCATCGCCGTCTTCGACGAAGCAATTCGCGCCGCCGCGCTCGCGAGGTGACGCCAGATGTTTACCGAGTACATCGTCAAGTGGGATCTGCGGCAGGACGGCGAACCGATTCGCACGCACAGCAGCCGGCTACTGCCCGTGCGCCACCACGGCGCGCCGGCGATGCTTAAAGTCGCACTGGAACCGGAAGAGAAATTCGGTGCGCGGTTGATGGTGTGGTGGGAGGGCGAAGGCGCGGCCCGCGTACTCGCACACGATGCAGACGCAATCCTGCTCGAGCGCGCGCAAAGCAGCCATGCGCTGGCGGACATGGCTCGCACCGGCAACAGCGATGCCGACAACCGCGCGATCGACGTTCTCTGCGCCACCGCCGCGCGGCTCCACGCGCCGCGAAGCAAACCGCTGCCGGAACTGATCGGCTTGCCGCGCTGGTTCGCGAGCCTGTGGCCTGCTGCGCAGAACCACGGCGGTTGGTTGCAGGACAGCGCGGCCGTCGCCCGAGCCCTCCTTGCCGCGCCACAGGACCCCGTGGTGTTGCACGGCGACATCCATCACGGCAACGTACTCGATTTCGGCCCACGCGGCTGGCTGGCCATCGACCCCAAAGGTCTCTACGGCGAGCGCGGATTCGACTACGCGAACATTTTCTGCAATCCGGACGACGCGTCGGCGTCGAGAGCGGGATGGTTCGAGCGTCGCGTCGAACGGGTTGCGCGAATGGCCGGGCTCGACCGGCGCCGTTTGCTGCAATGGATCCTGGCGTGGTCCGGATTGTCCGCAGCGTGGATTCTCGAAACGGGCGAATTGCCCGGCATCGATAGGGAAATCGGCAGATTGGCTGCCGAGGCGCTCGGACGCGCCTAAGGCAGATCAGGGCGGCAACTCACGAGCCGCCGCCCGGGGACGTCCATCAGTGGGGCGCTTTGCCGTTGGGCACGGCGTCCAGTGGTTTGTGCTGTTCTTCGCCGAGTCCAGGGAAGAACGCGTTCCATGCGGCGCGCACGCCTTGGGCGGCGGTGGCCTCGGCGCCGATCGACTCGGCCTCGCCATCGGCGGCTTTCGATGGATCGGCGGACAAGCCGCGCCAGTGTGTAAACACCAGCAGCGGTTTCTCGGTCCATATGCCGTCGCCGAACTTCGCAAAAGCCGTGTCCCCGCTCGTCAATTGCACCTCGTACCAGCCTTCACGGACGGGCGTGTGGGCCGCAAGCTCAAACCACGCGGTCGGTTCGATTTCCTTCATGTCGTCTCCATTCGGATAAATCGTCATAAATAACCACAACAAAGGCATTCTTCATGCCCGGGCCAGCAGCGGCCCGGCCAGCGCACGCCCTGCAAAAGCCCTCGCAGGCAGTACGTTCGGGCCATGTTGCAGTGCGGCGCGTGCGGCATGATTTGCGTGCGATCCGACGAATTCATCCACGCCGAAATCGCCTCGCATAAGCAACACGATAGCGCGACATGGGCCACGCGGACAAACGCAAAAAGCTACGCGCGAAGCGTCGCGGCCGAGGCCATGGTGGACCGGCGCTTCGACTTGCCGTCCAGCTCGGCCGCGAGCCCGGCCAGCACGCGGATAGCGGGCGCCAGTTGCTCCGCGGGCGTGCTGCCGTACCCGATCACCAGCCCGTTCGTCTCCGCGCGCGGCTGCAACGCGAAGCCCGACAGCGCGCGCGGATTGAGTCCTTTGGCAAGCGCGCGCTCAGCGAGCGCTCGATCGTCGATGGGCGCCGGCAAGCGCAGCGTCAAATGCATGCCGCAATTGCCGCCGAGGATTTGCAACGGCGCGAAATGCACGGTGAGCGCGTCGCGCAACGCCTGCTGGCGCTCACGATACAGGCGCCGCATGCGCCCCAGATGCCGCCCGAACTCCCCGCTCTCGATGAAATGCGCAAGCGCCAGTTGCTCCAGCCGGTGCCCGCCGCGCAACATTTCCTGCAAAGCGACAGCGGTATGCGCGGCGATCGGGCGCGGCAACACCACGAAGCCGATGCGCAGCGCGGGAAACATCGTCTTGCTGAACGAGCCGACGTATAAAACCGGCGCATCCTCGAGCAGCCCCTGCATGCTGGCGATCGGCTCGCCGGTGTGACGGAATTCGCCGTCGTAGTCGTCCTCGATCAGCCACGCGCCGCTCTGCCGCGCCTGCGCAATCAGTTCCAGACGGCGCGCCACCGAGAGCACCGAACCTGTCGGATACTGGTGCGCGGGCGACGTGTAGATCAGCTTGGGCGGCCGCGTGCGCCACGCGTCGACCGGCACCGCCATCCCTTCGGAGTCGACGGGCATCGGCACCGTGCTCAGGTCGCCCTGGTTGAAGGCGGCCTTCGCGCCGCGATAACCGGGATCTTCGACCCACGCGAGGTCGCCCGGATTGGTGAAGAGTCGCACGCACAGGTTCAGCGCCTCCTGCGCGCCCTCGGTAATCACCACCTGCGAGCCATCGCAGCGCACCCCGCGCGCCATGCGCAAATGCGTGGCGATTGCGTCGCGCAACGCCGGCTCGCCCGCCGGCGTACCGTAGCCGAGCGCGAGGGGCAACGCGCGCTCCATCGAGCGTTCGAGCGCGCGCCGCCACGCGGTCACCGGAAAGCGGTCCAGCGCGGGCGTGCCGGGGGTCAGCGGCAAGGTGTTGTCCGCATGGGTTAGCGTGGCCGCGAATTGCCCGACGCGCGTCGCATAGGTCACATCCGGCGCGGCCGGGTTTGCGCGCGGCGCGCCCCTCGCAGACGAGCTGGAGAGCGGGCTCACCCGGGTGCCTTTCTTGTCGGCGACCACATAGCCGACCGCGGCCAGATGCTCGTAAGCGATCACCACCGTGTTGCGCGACACACCCATTTCCGCCGCGAGCAGGCGCGACGACGGCAGCAGCGATCCCGCCGGCAAGCGCCCCGCGAGAATCGCCTGCTGCAGGCGCTCGATCAATTGTTTTTGCAGCGGCTGCGGCTTCGGAACGCCGCCGGCAATGGCCGATGCAAGCGGGCTGGCGAGCGGGCCAATGATCTCGATCATTGCGGCTGGACCTATCAAATGAGTTTGCGATGGATCTTTTGAACATACCACGTTTGCCGTATCGTTCTCCATCAACGACGATCATTCGTAACCGACAGGAGAAGAGCCATGGAACCCAGACGCAACGCGTTCGAGCAGCCGATCGGCGCCCCCGTGCCGGGCTGGAACGGCGCTCAGGCGCCAGGCCGCGAGCCGCTGGTAGGCCACTATTGCCGGATCGAGCCGGTGGACGTGGAGCGTCACGCCGAGGACTTGTACGAGGCGTACCGCTCGGCCACCGACGGCCGCGACTGGACCTATCTGACCGTGGGCCCGTTCGAGAGTCTTGCGGCCTATCGCGAGCATCTGACGCGCGCCGCCGCGTCCGCCGATCCGCTGCACTACACGGTCATCGATCTCGCGACCGGCAAGGCGGTCGGCACGCTGGCGCTGATGCGCATCGACCGCGCCAACGGCGTGATCGAAGTGGGCCACGTCACGTATTCCCCGCGGCTAAAGCGCACGCGCATCGCCACCGAGGCAATGTTCCTGCTGATGACGCAGGTGTTCGACAAATTGGGTTATCGGCGCTTCGAATGGAAGTGCGATTCACTGAACGGCCCGTCGCGCGCGGCGGCGCTGCGCTATGGTTTCACGTTCGAGGGGATCTTCCGTCAGGCGATCGTGTATCGCGAACGCAATCGGGACACCGCGTGGTTTTCGGTCATCGACAGCGAATGGCCGGTGCTGCGGCCCAGCTATGTGCGTTGGCTCGATGCCGGCAACTTCGATGCGCAAGGCGGGCAGGTCGAACGGCTGGCGGATCTGATCGCGCAGCAGCGGGCGACAGCGGGCAACGACGCGCAATGAAACGCGTGTCGAGCCGGCCGCCGCGCGGCTGGCCCGGCGCAACCGGCGGCGGCGCCCGCCGCGCGCCGGCTCAGACCCCGTGTGCCGAGCGGCGCAGCACGATGGTCGGCTTGCCTTTGTAAGTGGTGCGAAGTCGCTCGCGATAACCGCATTTGTCGGCAACGCGCAGCGACGGCAGATTTTCCGGCGCGACGATGCAGGCCGTTTCGCCGCCCGGCCACTGCCGGTCG
Above is a genomic segment from Paraburkholderia aromaticivorans containing:
- a CDS encoding GNAT family N-acetyltransferase, with amino-acid sequence MTIHIRPAHATDAALILRFITELAVYEKAEHEVVATVNDIEASLFSAGASAKALICEMNGEPIGFCVYFFSYSTWLGKQGLYLEDLYVSPASRGSGAGKQMLRHLARIARDAGCGRFEWSVLDWNEPAIGFYESIGASAQSEWVRYRLAGNALKMFAAGDA
- a CDS encoding flavin reductase family protein translates to MTVIREPVALPRATQLLNHGPVTIITSAHGGRSNVMAASWAMPLDFNPPKVVVVVDSRTLTRQLIDASGVFGLQLPSRGFAAQTLAVGTNAGTELDKFSAFELETFPAQHIDVPMLAGCITWMECKVIPDDSQRHDLIIGEVVAAYADSRVYSNNRWHFGDDPDLRTCHYVAGGTFFATGDAFEVDAVANGAANE
- a CDS encoding aminoglycoside phosphotransferase family protein gives rise to the protein MFTEYIVKWDLRQDGEPIRTHSSRLLPVRHHGAPAMLKVALEPEEKFGARLMVWWEGEGAARVLAHDADAILLERAQSSHALADMARTGNSDADNRAIDVLCATAARLHAPRSKPLPELIGLPRWFASLWPAAQNHGGWLQDSAAVARALLAAPQDPVVLHGDIHHGNVLDFGPRGWLAIDPKGLYGERGFDYANIFCNPDDASASRAGWFERRVERVARMAGLDRRRLLQWILAWSGLSAAWILETGELPGIDREIGRLAAEALGRA
- a CDS encoding PLP-dependent aminotransferase family protein, whose protein sequence is MIEIIGPLASPLASAIAGGVPKPQPLQKQLIERLQQAILAGRLPAGSLLPSSRLLAAEMGVSRNTVVIAYEHLAAVGYVVADKKGTRVSPLSSSSARGAPRANPAAPDVTYATRVGQFAATLTHADNTLPLTPGTPALDRFPVTAWRRALERSMERALPLALGYGTPAGEPALRDAIATHLRMARGVRCDGSQVVITEGAQEALNLCVRLFTNPGDLAWVEDPGYRGAKAAFNQGDLSTVPMPVDSEGMAVPVDAWRTRPPKLIYTSPAHQYPTGSVLSVARRLELIAQARQSGAWLIEDDYDGEFRHTGEPIASMQGLLEDAPVLYVGSFSKTMFPALRIGFVVLPRPIAAHTAVALQEMLRGGHRLEQLALAHFIESGEFGRHLGRMRRLYRERQQALRDALTVHFAPLQILGGNCGMHLTLRLPAPIDDRALAERALAKGLNPRALSGFALQPRAETNGLVIGYGSTPAEQLAPAIRVLAGLAAELDGKSKRRSTMASAATLRA
- a CDS encoding GNAT family N-acetyltransferase, which translates into the protein MEPRRNAFEQPIGAPVPGWNGAQAPGREPLVGHYCRIEPVDVERHAEDLYEAYRSATDGRDWTYLTVGPFESLAAYREHLTRAAASADPLHYTVIDLATGKAVGTLALMRIDRANGVIEVGHVTYSPRLKRTRIATEAMFLLMTQVFDKLGYRRFEWKCDSLNGPSRAAALRYGFTFEGIFRQAIVYRERNRDTAWFSVIDSEWPVLRPSYVRWLDAGNFDAQGGQVERLADLIAQQRATAGNDAQ